One Solea solea chromosome 5, fSolSol10.1, whole genome shotgun sequence genomic window carries:
- the aldh1a2 gene encoding retinal dehydrogenase 2, producing the protein MTSSEIEIPGELKSDPAALMASLQLMPSPVPNPEIKYTKIFINNEWQDSVSGKVFSTCNPATGEQICEVQEAEKADVDKAVQAARLAFSLGSVWRRMDASDRGRLLSKLADLVERDSVYLATIESLNSGKPFLPTLFVDLQGTIKTLRYFAGYADKIHGTSIPMDGEYLTFTRHEPIGVCGQIIPWNFPLMMMAWKLGPALSCGNTVILKPAEQTPLTCLYIAALVKEAGFPPGVVNILPGFGPTAGAAIASHMGIDKVAFTGSTEVGKLIQEAAGKSNLKRVTLELGGKNPNIIFADADMDWAVEQAHQGVFFNAGQCCTAGSRIYVEEPIYEEFVRRSVERAKRRTVGSPFDPTTEQGPQISREHQNRVLDFIQSGISEGATLECGGKALGLKGFFIEPTVFSNVRDDMRIAREEIFGPVQQIMKFKTMEEVIERANDTDYGLVAAVFTSDINKAMTMSTTLQVGTVWINCFNALSSQCPFGGYKMSGNGRELGDCGLKEYSEVKTITMKMVAKNS; encoded by the exons atttTCATCAACAATGAGTGGCAGGACTCTGTCAGTGGGAAGGTTTTCAGCACCTGTAACCCGGCAACAGGAGAGCAGATCTGTGAGGTGCAGGAGGCAGAAAAG GCTGATGTAGATAAAGCGGTGCAGGCCGCTCGCCTGGCCTTTTCTCTGGGTTCAGTGTGGAGACGGATGGACGCGTCTGACCGAGGTCGTCTGCTGTCCAAACTCGCCGACCTGGTGGAGAGAGACAGCGTCTATTTAGCA ACTATTGAGTCTCTGAACAGTGGGAAGCCGTTTCTGCCCACCCTGTTTGTGGATCTCCAAGGAACCATAAAGACACTGAGATACTTTGCTGGATATGCAGACAAGATCCACGGCACTTCCATTCCAATGG acgGAGAGTATCTGACATTCACCAGACACGAGCCCATTGGAGTTTGTGGACAAATTATCCCA tggaACTTCCCTCTGATGATGATGGCGTGGAAGCTGGGCCCGGCTCTCTCGTGTGGAAACACTGTTATCCTCAAACCTGCTGAGCAGACGCCGCTCACCTGCCTCTACATCGCAGCTCTGGTGAAGGAG GCCGGGTTTCCACCGGGAGTCGTCAATATTTTGCCGGGATTCGGGCCAACGGCAGGAGCTGCGATCGCTTCACACATGGGCATCGACAAAGTGGCCTTCACAGGATCCACTGAG GTGGGAAAGCTGATCCAAGAAGCCGCTGGGAAGAGTAACCTGAAGAGAGTGACGCTGGAGCTGGGAGGGAAGAATCCCAACATCATCTTTGCAGATGCTGATA TGGATTGGGCCGTGGAACAGGCCCACCAGGGTGTGTTTTTCAACGCAGGCCAGTGCTGCACGGCCGGCTCTCGCATCTATGTGGAGGAGCCCATATATGAGGAGTTTGTCCGCAGAAGTGTGGAGAGAGCAAAGAGGAGGACGGTCGGGAGTCCCTTTGATCCCACCACTGAGCAAGGGCCACAG ATCAGTCGGGAACACCAGAACCGCGTGTTGGACTTTATCCAGAGTGGCATCAGTGAAGGAGCCACGCTGGAGTGCGGTGGAAAAGCTCTGGGCTTGAAAGGTTTCTTCATTGAGCCGACAGTTTTCTCTAATGTGAGGGACGACATGCGCATCGCCAGAGAGGAG attTTTGGACCGGTGCAGCAGATCATGAAGTTCAAAACTATGGAGGAAGTGATAGAACGAGCCAACGACACAGATTATGGTCTGGTTGCGGCTGTTTTCACCAGTGACATCAACAAAGCCATGACCATGTCCACCACCCTGCAAGTGGGAACTGTCTG GATAAACTGCTTCAACGCTCTGAGCTCACAGTGTCCATTTGGAGGATATAAAATGTCTGGCAATGGTCGTGAATT GGGAGACTGTGGTTTGAAGGAATACTCAGAAGTGAAGACCATCACGATGAAAATGGTCGCTAAGAACTCTTAA